The genomic window CCATTCGATAGCTGTCGTAGTATGCTAAGGCGCTAGCGAACGCTGGTACCGGAATGCCGCGCATCGCTGCGGTTGCGACAATTTCACGAAGCGATTGTTGATAGTTTTCGACGATGTCTTTAAAGTATGGATCGAGCAATAAGTTTGGCAACGCTGGATCGCGGTCGTACGCTTCTTTAATTTTTTGTAAAAATTGCGCACGAATGATGCAGCCGCCGCGGAAAATCATCGCGATATTGCCGTATTGTAAATTCCAGTTGTATTCTTCCGAAGCAGCTTTCATTTGCGCAAAGCCTTGGGCGTACGAGCAAATTTTACTCATGTAAAGCGCGCGGCGAACGGCTTCAATGAAGTGCGCGCGATCACCCTCATACGGCTTCACTGCTGGGCCTGCTAATAGCTTGCTTGCTTGCACACGCTCTTCTTTCATGGCGGAAATAAAGCGCGCAAATACGGACTCGGTAATAATCGGCAGCGGAACGCCTAAATCGAGCGCGTTTTGGCTCGTCCATTTTCCTGTTCCTTTTTGCCCTGCTTTGTCTAAAATGACATCGACGAGCGGCTTGCCTGTTTCTTCATCGATTTTTGTAAAAATGTCTGCCGTAATTTCGATTAAATAACTATCTAATTCTCCTTTATTCCACTCCGCAAACACTTCATGAAGCTCTTGCGCGTTTAAGCCAAGCACATGTTTTAGTAAAAAGTACGCTTCGGCAATTAATTGCATATCGCCGTATTCAATGCCGTTATGCACCATTTTTACGTAATGGCCCGCACCGTCTGGACCGATATATGTCGTACACGGCTCGCCATCGACTTTTGCGGCAATCGCTTCAAAAATCGGGCGAACGAGTTCGTGCGCTTCTTTTTGTCCCCCCGGCATAATGGAAGGACCTTTCAGCGCCCCTTCTTCTCCACCAGAAACGCCTGTACCGATAAAATGAATACCAAGTTCAGCAAGTTCTTTATTGCGACGTTGTGTATCTTTAAAATACGTGTTGCCGCCATCAATCACGATATCGCCTTTTTCTAAATACGGCTTTAGTTGCTCAATGGTTGCGTCTGTTGCGGCACCTGCTTTTACCATTAATAAAATTTTGCGCGGTTTTTCAAGTGCGTTGACAAACTCTTCGATGCTATATGTACCGACGACGTTTTTCCCTTCCGCTTCTTTTAAAAACTCGTCTGTTTTTTCGCGTGAACGGTTATATACGGCAACGGAATATCCACGGCTTTCAATGTTAAGCGCCAAGTTTTTTCCCATGACCGCTAAACCGATCACACCAATTTGTTGTTTCGCCATAGCAAACGTTCCTTTCTATATTTTGATTGTTCAAAAAAGAACATACCATAATCATCTTTTCTCGTTCAAGTGTTCTGTTTCTCATTTTTTATATGTTCTTTAATTGTACTCGATCCTTCTAAATGATCGAACAATATTGTCGGATCAATGACGGTAATTAGCCGATCAGGCAAGTTCGCAATGCCGATGAAGTATGGCGTTTGTTGATAAGCGAGCATATTCACTTGCTTCATCATATGTGACGGGATATCAATAATTTCTTTTGCGTCGTCTACAATAAACGCGACATATACATCGTCTGTATGGACAACGATGAGGCGCGTTTTTTCTGTTTCCGTATATGGACGGCGATATAAAATTTGCGACGTATCAAGCACAGGAACAAGTTCACCGCGAATGCGCACAACACCGAGCATATACGAAGGCATTCCCGGGATGAGCGTCGGATGGCTCATTTTTTCGATGAAAACAACATGTTCAACTGGAATGGCATATTGTTCGTTCGCAAGTTGAAAAACGACGACTTTCTCCATCGTTTCACCCCCTTGTCGCTACTTCTTCAATAATGGCGAGCACCATCTCCGTTGCTTTGACAAGTTCTTCAATTGGCATCCGTTCATTTGTTGTATGAATGTCTTCATAGCCGATCGCTAAGTTTACAGTTGGAATGCCCAATCCTGCAATAACATTCGCATCGCTACCGCCACCGCTACGCAACAGCTCATGCGGACGACCAATTTTTTCAGCCGCTCGCTTCGCTACTTCAACAACATGATCCCCATCTCCAAATTTAAATCCTGGGTACATCACTTCCACGTGAACATCTGCACGACCACCCATTTCTTCCGCTACTCGCTCAAACGCTTCTTTCATTTTCGCGACTTGCGCTTCCATTTTTTCCGGAACGAGCGAACGCGCCTCTGCTAAAATGTCAACGCGATCGCAAACGATATTTGTTTGTGTTCCACCTTCAAAACGACCGATGTTTGCGGTTGTTTCTTCATCGATGCGCCCAAGCGGCATTTGCGCAATCGCTTTCGCGGCGATTGTAATTGCCGATACACCTCGCTCTGGTGCAACACCCGCATGAGCCGTCTTTCCGTGAACGGTCACTTTCAACTTTGCTTGCGTCGGAGCAGCAACGATAATTTGTCCAACTTTTCCATCGCTATCTAGCGCATATCCAAATTTTGCTTGAATGAGCGACGGATCAAGCGCCTTCGCCCCAACGAGCCCAGATTCTTCTCCAACAGTAATAATAAATTGAATTGTGCCGTGTGCGATTTGTTTTTCTTTTAACACTCGGATCGCTTCAAACATGGCGGCAAGCCCTGCTTTATCGTCCGCTCCTAAAATCGTTGTCCCATCTGTCACAATATATCCATCTTGAATCGACGGCTTGACCCCTTTGCCTGGCACAACCGTATCCATGTGTGATGTAAAGTAAATCGGATCGACTCCTTCTTTTGTCGCGGGCAATGTACAAATTAAGTTTCCTGCTCCATGACCTGTTTGTGCTGTCGTATCATCTTCAATAACGTGTAAACCGAGCGCTTCAAATTTCGCTTTCAGCACATCTGCAATGTCACGTTCATATTTTGTTTCAGAATCAATTTGTACAAGCTCTAAAAATTCATCAACTAAACGTTGCTCATTGACCATCATGCATCCTCCTATGTATGTACTCACTTTTAAGTATAACGGATTTTTACATCGTTTGCGAAATGTACGATTATTTTTCAAAAAATATATACCGCCAAACGAATGGCGGTATATGTTTACAACGGAATATTCCCATGTTTCTTTTTTGGACGCTCTTCATGTTTATGGCGAAGCATATCGAGCGCTTGAATGAGCTTGATTCTCGTATCTCGCGGATCGATGACGTCATCGACCATACCGTACTTGGCTGCGACATACGGATTCGCGAACTTATCGCGGTATTCTTCAATTTTTTGCGCCCGCGTTTCTTCTGGGTTCGGACTATTTTCGATGTCGCTTGCGAAAATAATGTTCGCTGCCCCTTGTGGTCCCATAACGGCAATTTCTGCATTTGGCCATGCGTATACGACATCGGCTCCGATCGATTTACTGTTTAATGCAACGTATGCTCCGCCATATGCTTTCCGTAAAATGACCGTTATTTTCGGCACCGTCGCTTCCGAATACGCATATAAAATTTTC from Anoxybacillus gonensis includes these protein-coding regions:
- the gndA gene encoding NADP-dependent phosphogluconate dehydrogenase, whose translation is MAKQQIGVIGLAVMGKNLALNIESRGYSVAVYNRSREKTDEFLKEAEGKNVVGTYSIEEFVNALEKPRKILLMVKAGAATDATIEQLKPYLEKGDIVIDGGNTYFKDTQRRNKELAELGIHFIGTGVSGGEEGALKGPSIMPGGQKEAHELVRPIFEAIAAKVDGEPCTTYIGPDGAGHYVKMVHNGIEYGDMQLIAEAYFLLKHVLGLNAQELHEVFAEWNKGELDSYLIEITADIFTKIDEETGKPLVDVILDKAGQKGTGKWTSQNALDLGVPLPIITESVFARFISAMKEERVQASKLLAGPAVKPYEGDRAHFIEAVRRALYMSKICSYAQGFAQMKAASEEYNWNLQYGNIAMIFRGGCIIRAQFLQKIKEAYDRDPALPNLLLDPYFKDIVENYQQSLREIVATAAMRGIPVPAFASALAYYDSYRMDTLPANLIQAQRDYFGAHTYERIDKEGVFHTEWLK
- a CDS encoding chemotaxis protein CheW, coding for MEKVVVFQLANEQYAIPVEHVVFIEKMSHPTLIPGMPSYMLGVVRIRGELVPVLDTSQILYRRPYTETEKTRLIVVHTDDVYVAFIVDDAKEIIDIPSHMMKQVNMLAYQQTPYFIGIANLPDRLITVIDPTILFDHLEGSSTIKEHIKNEKQNT
- a CDS encoding M20/M25/M40 family metallo-hydrolase → MVNEQRLVDEFLELVQIDSETKYERDIADVLKAKFEALGLHVIEDDTTAQTGHGAGNLICTLPATKEGVDPIYFTSHMDTVVPGKGVKPSIQDGYIVTDGTTILGADDKAGLAAMFEAIRVLKEKQIAHGTIQFIITVGEESGLVGAKALDPSLIQAKFGYALDSDGKVGQIIVAAPTQAKLKVTVHGKTAHAGVAPERGVSAITIAAKAIAQMPLGRIDEETTANIGRFEGGTQTNIVCDRVDILAEARSLVPEKMEAQVAKMKEAFERVAEEMGGRADVHVEVMYPGFKFGDGDHVVEVAKRAAEKIGRPHELLRSGGGSDANVIAGLGIPTVNLAIGYEDIHTTNERMPIEELVKATEMVLAIIEEVATRG